The following coding sequences lie in one Leucoraja erinacea ecotype New England chromosome 20, Leri_hhj_1, whole genome shotgun sequence genomic window:
- the gpr146 gene encoding probable G-protein coupled receptor 146 encodes MRAIDGRMWSCAGTNGTVNGLDQQLCYDLELVLFVLSVVYLIICFPFSICYNSLLVLVNLYNKSAMTMPDVYFVNIAVAGLILSLVALVQLLGPDNPQWAVWNFNREVYITLLILFNISALVTMYSTTLLSLDYYIEQALPRTYMSSVYNTKHVCGFVWGGAVLTSFSSLLLYVCSHVPKIIECSKIQNKEVADTIMVFIGFFVPATAVLYALILIFRIRNQSTPLEQDSAGPDPTMHPLLVATVCTHLVLWAPYYMTLLVHIAYRPRPSDLASRYHIYYFVKGLSKLLAYSCSFVVPLLYTYMHRDFTGKLRQLVRRLDCQTEGCSDQQTERQPQVVVS; translated from the coding sequence ATGAGGGCGATTGACGGCAGGATGTGGAGCTGCGCCGGTACCAACGGCACAGTGAACGGCCTGGACCAGCAGTTGTGCTACGACCTGGAGCTGGTCCTCTTTGTCCTGTCCGTGGTTTACCTCATCATCTGCTTCCCCTTCAGCATCTGCTACAACTCCCTGCTGGTCCTGGTCAACCTGTACAACAAGTCGGCCATGACCATGCCCGATGTCTACTTTGTCAACATTGCCGTGGCTGGACTGATCCTCAGCCTGGTGGCCCTGGTGCAGCTGCTGGGCCCGGACAACCCACAGTGGGCCGTGTGGAACTTCAACAGGGAGGTCTACATCACCCTGCTCATCCTCTTCAACATCTCCGCCCTGGTCACCATGTACTCCACCACGCTGCTCAGCCTGGACTACTACATCGAGCAGGCCCTGCCGAGGACCTACATGTCCAGTGTCTACAACACCAAGCACGTGTGCGGCTTTGTCTGGGGCGGGGCGGTCCTGACCAGCTTCTCCTCTCTGCTCCTTTACGTCTGCAGCCACGTGCCCAAGATAATCGAGTGCTCGAAGATACAGAACAAAGAGGTGGCGGACACCATCATGGTATTCATCGGCTTCTTCGTGCCGGCCACGGCGGTCCTCTACGCCTTGATATTGATCTTTCGCATTCGGAACCAGTCCACCCCGCTGGAGCAAGACTCAGCGGGGCCCGACCCGACCATGCACCCACTGCTGGTGGCCACAGTCTGCACACACCTGGTGTTGTGGGCTCCGTATTACATGACGCTGCTGGTCCACATCGCCTACAGGCCCCGACCATCGGACCTGGCGAGCCGGTATCACATCTACTACTTTGTCAAGGGCCTGTCCAAGCTGCTGGCCTACTCGTGCAGCTTTGTGGTACCGCTGCTGTACACGTACATGCACAGGGACTTCACCGGCAAACTCAGGCAGCTGGTCAGGAGGTTGGACTGTCAGACGGAAGGTTGTTCAGACCAACAGACGGAGAGGCAGCCACAAGTCGTGGTGAGCTGA